The DNA window CGCGCGGATGTTCGTCGCTGTCAACGACAATGGACTCTCCACGCCGCGCTACCGTCACGGGAGCAATTTCGTCGGCGAATACCTGCGCCGACATGGCGCGCTCGACACGATGCTGACTCATCGCCGCCCAGTCGTCCTGCTCCTCGCGGCTGATATCGAATTCCTCCGCGAGAATCTCCGCCGTCGCGCCCATCAGCATGTCGGCCAGCGGACACAGGAATCCGTCGCGATACATCCCGTCCACCACGGCACCGTTGCCGAGGCGGTATCCCTCGCGCGCGCGGTCGAGCATGAACGGCACGCGCGACATGCTCTCCATGCCGCCGGCGAGCACCGTGGTCGCACGGCCCAGGCGGATCGCATCCGCCGCGAGCGCGATCGACTTGATACCGGAACCGCACGCGGCATTGATGGTGAACGCGGGCACCGTCTCCGGAATGCCGGCACCCACCGACACCTGGCGCGCGGGATTGGGGCCACAACCCGCCTGACGGGCGTGACCAATGAGGACTTCATCGACGTCGCTCGGCGAGATTCCGGAGGAGAAAAGCACCTGGCGCGCTACGTCCGCGCCGAGCGTCACCGCAGGAATGTCCTTGAAAGCGCCGAGGAACTTGCCGATGGGAGTCCGCTTGGCCTCGAGAATGGCTACACGCGAGGACACAATCCCCTCACGAATCCGTCGCGGGTGGTGGGAACCATCCGCTGGATCGAATGATTAACGGCTGAAATCTCAACAGGTTGCTCGGCCCGAAGCCTATCCGACCCCCGCCCCAAGGTCAAGAAAAACCGGGGCGGCCGACGGCGCTGGTTCGCTCTTTGCATTCACGCTCCCGGACGCTGCGTATCCTATGAAATCCAAGCAGGTTGTAGAATTCGTCCGGGGCCTCCCGGGGTCCCACGGGAGCCGGATTGCGATCCTGATGCGGCCGCTCA is part of the Candidatus Krumholzibacteriia bacterium genome and encodes:
- a CDS encoding thiolase family protein; translation: MSSRVAILEAKRTPIGKFLGAFKDIPAVTLGADVARQVLFSSGISPSDVDEVLIGHARQAGCGPNPARQVSVGAGIPETVPAFTINAACGSGIKSIALAADAIRLGRATTVLAGGMESMSRVPFMLDRAREGYRLGNGAVVDGMYRDGFLCPLADMLMGATAEILAEEFDISREEQDDWAAMSQHRVERAMSAQVFADEIAPVTVARRGESIVVDSDEHPRAGVTVADLARLPAVFRKDGSVTAGNASGITDGAAALVLASEQAARASGKRPLGWIRDFVATGVEPRRMGIGPVPAVRQILERNDLKLDDVGVIELNEAFAAQVIACERELKFDRARVNPNGGAISLGHPIGCTGARIVVTLLHEMRRRSASLGIATLCVSGGMGMALLVERD